Proteins encoded by one window of Gemmatimonas aurantiaca:
- the tyrA gene encoding bifunctional chorismate mutase/prephenate dehydrogenase, whose protein sequence is MRAMIDALDRDLLQIMARRKALVAEVAAWKRQHGMRIRDLPREQQVLRDRQEHAEELGLPVGEVESIFRLLLRASRDQQAALRAEVPIDQTPRTVAIIGGHGKIGRLVGRLFADLGHRLLIVDTDTALRGAEAARVADVTVVSVPIERTEQVIRELGPHVRADALLMDVTSIKEAPMRAMLESTTASVVGTHPMFGPSVHTLQGQRLVLCRGRGDVWADWVARTFAARGLVVTETTAEQHDRAMSVVQVLTHFQTQVLGLTLARMGVPLSETLPFTSPAYLLELYVAARHFAQDPALYGSIEMRNPRTGEVTAAFGAAVDELAGVIADGDQAAFTRLFEDVRGFFGDFTAEALEQSSFLIDRIVERQ, encoded by the coding sequence GTGCGGGCCATGATCGACGCGCTCGATCGCGACCTGCTGCAGATCATGGCGCGGCGCAAGGCGCTCGTGGCCGAAGTGGCGGCGTGGAAGCGGCAGCATGGCATGCGTATCCGCGACCTGCCCCGTGAGCAGCAGGTGCTGCGTGACCGGCAGGAGCATGCGGAAGAACTCGGACTTCCGGTGGGCGAAGTGGAGTCGATCTTCCGGCTGCTGCTGCGCGCGAGCCGCGACCAGCAGGCCGCGTTGCGGGCGGAAGTGCCCATCGATCAGACGCCGCGCACGGTGGCCATCATCGGCGGGCACGGCAAGATCGGACGACTCGTCGGCCGCCTGTTCGCCGACCTCGGGCATCGTCTGCTCATCGTCGATACCGACACGGCGTTGCGCGGCGCCGAGGCGGCGCGGGTCGCCGATGTCACGGTGGTGAGTGTGCCCATCGAACGCACCGAGCAGGTGATTCGCGAACTGGGGCCGCATGTGCGCGCGGATGCGCTGCTCATGGACGTCACGAGCATCAAGGAAGCGCCGATGCGCGCCATGCTCGAATCCACGACGGCGAGCGTGGTGGGCACGCATCCGATGTTCGGCCCCAGCGTGCACACGCTGCAGGGGCAGCGGTTGGTGCTGTGTCGCGGGCGTGGGGATGTGTGGGCCGACTGGGTGGCGCGCACCTTTGCCGCGCGTGGACTCGTCGTGACCGAGACCACGGCCGAACAGCATGACCGGGCGATGTCGGTGGTGCAGGTCCTCACGCATTTCCAGACCCAGGTGCTGGGACTCACGCTCGCACGCATGGGTGTACCGCTGTCGGAAACGCTGCCATTCACGTCTCCGGCGTATTTGCTGGAGTTGTACGTGGCCGCGCGGCATTTTGCGCAGGATCCGGCGCTGTACGGATCGATCGAGATGCGCAATCCACGCACCGGCGAAGTCACGGCCGCCTTCGGCGCTGCCGTGGATGAGTTGGCGGGGGTGATTGCCGACGGGGATCAGGCCGCGTTCACGCGATTGTTCGAGGACGTGCGCGGATTCTTCGGCGACTTCACGGCGGAAGCGCTGGAACAGTCGAGCTTCCTGATCGACCGCATCGTGGAGCGGCAGTAA
- a CDS encoding SusC/RagA family TonB-linked outer membrane protein, with amino-acid sequence MGRFFKFVAAAAMVALLPFRADAQTRDVTGKVTMIGTGQPLPDVTVSIVGQQVGVRTNERGEYRIRVPAGEVSLMARQLGYKRGTVRVGPNETTANFELDKDVLQLEGVTVTGQATTVDRRVAATAVASVNAEELNRVPARSVESNLAGKVAGARVFENSGAPGGGAQVQIRGATSVLAQGDPLYVVDGVIISNQGYSSGASAVSRASGSTGSNQDQVVNRLADLNSNDIESIEVLKSAAATAIYGSRATNGVVVITTKKGQAGQTRWNLTQRVGTQQMSRSLGQRTYATLDDVLPWVDGPIGEAAARAVCTPNCTNYDWQGQLYGRTDPSWETLLSASGGAGSTRFFASLNDRQESGIMINTGARRTGGRINLDQTIGSKLTASMGLDVTRNFLQRGIGNNGNAGISPTYELGYTPAIIDLQKRGEDGLLPRMPFHGGGANTANPFDVMESVQGDETVYRQAGNLRLGYSAISSAHHSLQLSMLSGVDRFQQEGVVYSPNRMQFEPADGYNGTAAENNITSLQTNAGLNAVWTWTPGNSLFTSFTTSVGGTYERQYVSIYRIRGRGLIPGVRVTPNTGAQDLAVEDTRTEFRDQSLYVNEQALLLDEKLALNVGFRADRSSANGDREKYYLFPKYSGSYRFVKPFTDKLDEVKIRGAWGQSGNRPRYGDRDVLYAVPGQIGGQGSLTSASLVGNPAIKPEIMNELEFGADATLFGGRVGIEATRYQRKITDLLLTYPLPPSSGLANKIINGGQLSVLGTEGVLSLVPMRRGSFEWTSRIIYNTNKQYTNSLPVPNFFAAGSFGSAYGRNKIGSNSISTKIWSNAPLRWNKSTNAYVVADTITGDANPIHTTTFNNDFSWKRLTVSVLLDWRAGGAVSNMTNNLWDEGGNSRDFDDPAPTQIIAPSGSGNPGDASYIPGSMLCGNRTLGDCRYETFNGNDTRVYMQNGSYVKVREITLNYQAPDSWAQKLKAKSMRFNVSGRNLFMFTDYWGFDPEFNNFGNQNFNRFIDLAPYPSSRQFFLSVDLGF; translated from the coding sequence ATGGGTAGGTTCTTCAAGTTCGTGGCCGCGGCCGCCATGGTTGCCCTCCTGCCGTTCCGTGCGGACGCGCAGACCCGTGATGTCACGGGCAAGGTGACCATGATCGGTACCGGTCAGCCCCTTCCGGATGTCACTGTCAGCATCGTCGGCCAGCAGGTCGGCGTGCGTACCAACGAGCGCGGCGAGTATCGCATCCGCGTCCCGGCCGGCGAAGTCTCGCTCATGGCCCGCCAGCTCGGCTACAAGCGCGGCACGGTTCGAGTCGGTCCGAACGAAACCACGGCCAACTTCGAGCTCGACAAGGACGTGCTGCAGCTCGAAGGCGTGACCGTCACGGGTCAGGCGACGACGGTCGATCGCCGCGTGGCCGCCACGGCCGTGGCCTCGGTGAACGCGGAAGAACTCAATCGCGTGCCGGCCCGCTCGGTCGAAAGCAACCTGGCCGGCAAGGTGGCCGGTGCCCGCGTGTTCGAAAACAGCGGCGCGCCGGGCGGTGGTGCCCAGGTGCAGATCCGCGGCGCCACGTCGGTGCTCGCGCAGGGCGATCCGCTCTACGTCGTCGACGGCGTGATCATCTCGAACCAGGGTTATTCCTCGGGCGCCAGCGCCGTGTCGCGCGCCTCGGGTTCGACCGGTTCCAACCAGGACCAGGTGGTGAACCGTCTGGCCGACCTCAACTCCAACGACATCGAGAGCATCGAAGTCCTGAAGTCGGCGGCGGCGACGGCCATCTACGGATCGCGCGCCACGAACGGCGTGGTCGTGATCACGACCAAGAAGGGTCAGGCCGGCCAGACGCGCTGGAACCTCACGCAGCGCGTGGGCACGCAGCAGATGTCGCGCTCGCTGGGCCAGCGCACCTATGCCACGCTCGACGATGTGCTGCCGTGGGTCGATGGCCCGATCGGTGAAGCCGCCGCGCGCGCGGTCTGCACGCCCAACTGCACCAACTACGACTGGCAGGGGCAGCTCTACGGCCGCACCGACCCGTCGTGGGAAACGCTGCTGTCCGCCTCGGGCGGCGCCGGCAGCACCCGCTTCTTCGCGTCGCTCAACGACCGTCAGGAATCGGGCATCATGATCAACACCGGCGCCCGTCGCACCGGTGGTCGCATCAACCTCGACCAGACCATCGGCTCGAAGCTCACCGCGAGCATGGGCCTCGACGTCACGCGCAACTTCCTGCAGCGTGGTATCGGCAACAACGGCAACGCGGGTATCAGCCCCACGTACGAACTGGGCTACACGCCGGCCATCATCGATCTGCAGAAGCGCGGTGAAGACGGTCTGCTGCCTCGCATGCCGTTCCACGGCGGCGGCGCCAACACGGCCAATCCGTTCGACGTGATGGAAAGCGTGCAGGGCGACGAAACGGTGTACCGCCAGGCGGGCAACCTCCGCCTGGGCTACTCGGCCATCAGCTCGGCGCACCACAGCCTCCAACTCTCCATGCTGTCCGGTGTGGACCGCTTCCAGCAGGAAGGTGTGGTCTACTCGCCCAACCGCATGCAGTTCGAGCCCGCCGACGGTTACAACGGCACGGCGGCCGAGAACAACATCACCAGCCTCCAGACCAACGCCGGCCTCAACGCCGTGTGGACCTGGACGCCGGGCAATTCGCTGTTCACCTCGTTCACGACGTCGGTCGGTGGCACGTACGAGCGTCAGTACGTCTCGATCTATCGCATCCGCGGCCGCGGCCTGATCCCGGGTGTGCGCGTCACGCCGAACACCGGCGCGCAGGACCTCGCCGTCGAGGATACGCGCACGGAATTCCGCGACCAGTCGCTGTACGTCAACGAACAGGCCCTGCTGCTCGACGAAAAGCTGGCCCTGAACGTCGGCTTCCGTGCCGACCGTTCCAGCGCCAACGGTGACCGCGAGAAGTACTACCTGTTCCCGAAGTACTCGGGTTCGTACCGCTTCGTGAAGCCGTTCACCGACAAGCTCGACGAAGTCAAGATCCGCGGCGCGTGGGGTCAGTCGGGCAATCGCCCGCGTTACGGCGACCGCGACGTGTTGTACGCCGTCCCCGGTCAGATCGGTGGTCAGGGCTCGCTCACCTCGGCCAGCCTCGTCGGCAACCCGGCCATCAAGCCGGAAATCATGAACGAGCTCGAATTCGGTGCGGACGCCACGCTGTTCGGCGGCCGGGTCGGCATCGAAGCCACGCGCTATCAGCGCAAGATCACCGACCTGCTGCTCACCTACCCGCTGCCGCCGTCGTCCGGTCTGGCGAACAAGATCATCAACGGTGGTCAGCTCTCGGTGCTGGGAACGGAAGGCGTGCTCTCGCTGGTGCCGATGCGTCGCGGCAGCTTCGAATGGACCAGCCGCATCATCTACAACACCAACAAGCAGTACACCAACAGCCTGCCGGTTCCCAACTTCTTCGCCGCCGGCAGCTTCGGTTCGGCGTACGGTCGCAACAAGATCGGTTCGAACAGCATCTCGACCAAGATCTGGTCGAATGCGCCGCTGCGTTGGAACAAGAGCACGAACGCCTATGTGGTGGCCGACACCATCACGGGCGACGCCAACCCGATCCACACCACCACGTTCAACAACGACTTCTCGTGGAAGCGCCTCACGGTGTCGGTGCTGCTCGACTGGCGTGCGGGTGGTGCCGTGTCGAACATGACGAACAACCTGTGGGACGAAGGTGGCAACTCGCGTGACTTCGACGATCCGGCGCCCACGCAGATCATCGCGCCGAGCGGCTCGGGCAATCCGGGCGATGCCTCGTACATCCCCGGCTCCATGCTGTGCGGCAACCGCACACTCGGCGACTGCCGCTACGAGACGTTCAACGGCAACGACACGCGCGTGTACATGCAGAACGGCTCGTACGTGAAGGTGCGCGAAATCACGCTCAACTATCAGGCGCCGGATTCGTGGGCGCAGAAGTTGAAGGCGAAGTCGATGCGCTTCAACGTCAGCGGCCGCAACCTGTTCATGTTCACGGATTACTGGGGCTTCGATCCGGAGTTCAACAACTTCGGCAACCAGAACTTCAACCGGTTCATCGACCTCGCGCCGTATCCGTCGAGCCGGCAGTTCTTCCTCAGCGTCGACCTGGGGTTCTGA
- a CDS encoding carboxypeptidase regulatory-like domain-containing protein, with protein MVEDSIGVPVSGVDVSVAGSSRKLRTDSLGRFTLTALGPGTHRVTLRRFGFESLTSPVAMTMDDTLALTFELRAMPALLGEVRVNASPTTPKLLAVGFDRRRKLEGVPSRQFVTRAEIERRNPVVVSDLMKRMSARASGASCMDPVLFVDGAIRPRLGPPTQMRRLITSRGEALTSVTGSVSSFRPPVDDIDPSEIEGIEVYTGPAQIPAEFKAAGRGFECVVVIWTRSGPGS; from the coding sequence GTGGTGGAAGACAGCATCGGTGTGCCGGTGTCGGGTGTCGATGTCTCGGTGGCGGGGTCCTCACGGAAACTGCGTACCGACTCGCTGGGACGTTTCACGCTGACCGCGCTGGGTCCGGGCACCCATCGCGTCACGCTCCGCCGTTTCGGTTTCGAATCGCTCACCTCACCGGTCGCGATGACGATGGACGACACCCTGGCGCTGACCTTCGAGTTGCGCGCCATGCCGGCCCTGCTCGGCGAAGTCCGCGTCAATGCGTCGCCTACCACCCCCAAACTGCTCGCGGTGGGCTTCGATCGCCGGCGAAAGCTGGAGGGGGTTCCGAGCCGGCAGTTCGTCACGCGCGCCGAGATCGAGCGCCGCAATCCGGTGGTCGTGAGCGACCTGATGAAGCGCATGAGCGCTCGCGCCAGCGGCGCATCGTGCATGGACCCGGTGCTCTTCGTGGACGGGGCGATCCGCCCCCGTCTGGGACCACCGACGCAGATGCGACGTCTCATCACCTCGCGGGGCGAGGCGCTGACCTCCGTCACCGGTAGCGTCAGCTCCTTCCGCCCACCGGTGGACGACATCGATCCGTCGGAGATCGAGGGCATCGAGGTCTATACAGGGCCCGCCCAGATTCCCGCGGAATTCAAGGCGGCAGGACGGGGCTTCGAGTGTGTCGTGGTGATCTGGACGCGGAGTGGTCCGGGATCGTAG
- a CDS encoding RagB/SusD family nutrient uptake outer membrane protein — protein sequence MTRSTLRTVGALSLASLALAACSQDTLNITNPNSPTVAGASADPAALQLQANGLLRQHRGDMTSFISNAGVFGRELYNYTPAEGRNTSAYLIGIPGQNRLDPSGFANGNWGGPYGNLRDVFNFKNTVSSSTSLSEAQKKAAMGFARTIEAMELLYVIASRDSLGGIVQINADPQELAPFVSRDSMYKYILNTLDGAQTDLAAGGAAFPFTMHSGFAGFNTPANFIRFNRAIAARAAAYYATAEGGAAAWARAKTALDASFINTAATTAAQLNAGPFHIFAAAPDTPNPFSQSNNTTAYAHMSIQADAPRKADGSFDNRYLAKIGSRPQGNAPQGLGIPSTLGFNLYPTITSSIGIIRNEELILLRAEILLATGDKQGAIDMINVIRVNSGGLAPTTLTAASANNDILTEILLQKRYSLLLEGHRWVDMRRYGRLNLLPIDITEGVNKHFVAKVQPIPQAECLQRVGLTGALAGPGC from the coding sequence ATGACCCGGTCGACTCTGCGCACCGTCGGTGCGCTGTCCCTCGCGTCCCTTGCGCTGGCGGCCTGCAGCCAGGACACGCTGAACATCACCAACCCGAACAGCCCCACCGTCGCGGGAGCCAGCGCCGATCCCGCGGCGCTGCAACTGCAGGCCAACGGCCTGCTGCGGCAGCACCGTGGCGACATGACGTCCTTCATCAGCAACGCGGGCGTGTTCGGGCGTGAGCTGTACAACTACACGCCGGCTGAAGGCCGTAACACGTCGGCCTATCTGATCGGCATCCCCGGTCAGAACCGCCTCGATCCGTCGGGCTTCGCCAACGGCAACTGGGGTGGCCCGTACGGCAACCTCCGTGACGTGTTCAACTTCAAGAACACCGTCAGCAGCTCCACCTCGCTGTCGGAAGCGCAGAAGAAGGCCGCCATGGGCTTCGCGCGGACGATCGAGGCGATGGAGTTGCTGTACGTCATTGCCTCGCGCGATTCGCTGGGCGGTATCGTGCAGATCAACGCCGATCCGCAGGAGCTGGCGCCGTTCGTGTCCCGGGATTCGATGTACAAGTACATCCTGAACACGCTCGACGGCGCCCAGACGGATCTGGCCGCAGGTGGTGCGGCCTTCCCGTTCACCATGCATTCGGGGTTCGCGGGATTCAACACGCCGGCCAACTTCATCCGGTTCAACCGGGCGATCGCGGCGCGTGCGGCGGCCTACTATGCCACGGCGGAAGGTGGCGCCGCGGCCTGGGCCCGGGCAAAGACCGCGCTCGATGCGTCGTTCATCAACACGGCGGCGACCACGGCAGCGCAGCTCAACGCGGGCCCGTTCCATATCTTCGCGGCCGCCCCGGACACGCCCAATCCGTTCTCGCAGTCGAACAACACCACCGCCTACGCGCACATGTCGATCCAGGCCGACGCGCCGCGCAAGGCCGATGGTTCGTTCGACAACCGCTACCTGGCGAAGATCGGTTCCCGTCCCCAGGGCAACGCGCCCCAGGGTCTGGGTATCCCGTCGACGCTCGGCTTCAACCTCTACCCGACGATCACGTCGTCCATCGGAATCATCCGTAACGAGGAGCTCATCCTCCTCCGCGCGGAGATCCTGCTCGCCACCGGCGACAAGCAGGGTGCGATCGACATGATCAACGTGATCCGCGTGAATTCGGGCGGCCTGGCGCCGACCACGCTCACCGCGGCGTCGGCGAACAACGACATCCTCACAGAGATCCTCCTCCAGAAGCGTTACTCGCTCCTGCTGGAAGGTCACCGCTGGGTGGATATGCGTCGGTATGGCCGTCTCAACTTGCTGCCGATCGACATCACGGAAGGCGTGAACAAGCACTTCGTGGCGAAGGTCCAGCCGATCCCGCAGGCCGAGTGCCTGCAGCGCGTCGGTCTGACGGGCGCTCTCGCGGGCCCGGGCTGCTGA
- a CDS encoding carboxypeptidase regulatory-like domain-containing protein, which produces MNTSLPPGRRRMVADARSATGAAVRFPRTGLRPLVLAGLAPLLLPGVLAAQSKTTIRDRARQEAVREATTDASRFSVLDGVVTDSLLRPLNSADVTVVGTGARVVTGENGRFRMLQVPPGQYLLIVRRIGYAPTSGMIEVPARDTLRLSYVLDRSSNILDTVQVRGTRVTMRMREFDHRRQLGIGQFITQEEIDRRGSIATSDFLRYMRGVEVSQVTSNLFAGTQVYSRREGAGLSDGTGSRCAMQVLLDGIILPKNFNLDLLPPPKQVAGIEVYSGAATIPPQFGGPDRRCGVVAVWTRDGYN; this is translated from the coding sequence ATGAACACTTCACTGCCTCCCGGGCGGCGCCGCATGGTGGCTGACGCCCGTTCTGCCACCGGCGCTGCCGTTCGTTTCCCGCGCACCGGGCTCCGGCCACTGGTACTGGCGGGGCTGGCGCCGTTGCTGTTGCCCGGCGTGCTCGCCGCCCAGAGCAAGACCACCATCCGCGACCGCGCCCGTCAGGAAGCGGTGCGCGAAGCCACCACCGATGCCTCGCGCTTTTCGGTGCTCGATGGCGTGGTCACCGATTCGCTGCTCCGGCCGCTCAATTCCGCCGACGTCACGGTGGTGGGGACGGGCGCACGGGTGGTGACCGGCGAGAATGGTCGTTTCCGCATGCTGCAAGTGCCCCCGGGGCAGTATCTGCTCATCGTCCGCCGCATCGGCTACGCGCCGACCTCGGGCATGATCGAGGTGCCGGCGCGCGATACGTTGCGGTTGAGTTATGTGCTCGATCGCTCCAGCAATATCCTCGACACCGTGCAGGTGCGCGGCACGCGGGTCACCATGCGCATGCGCGAGTTCGACCACCGGCGTCAGCTCGGGATCGGACAGTTCATCACGCAGGAGGAAATCGACCGACGCGGTTCAATCGCCACGTCCGATTTCCTGCGCTACATGCGCGGCGTGGAAGTCTCACAGGTGACGTCGAATCTCTTTGCCGGCACGCAGGTGTATTCGCGCCGGGAAGGCGCCGGTCTGAGTGACGGGACAGGCTCGCGATGCGCGATGCAGGTGCTGTTGGACGGCATCATTCTGCCGAAGAATTTCAATCTCGATCTGCTGCCACCGCCCAAGCAGGTTGCAGGCATCGAAGTGTATTCCGGTGCGGCCACGATCCCTCCGCAATTCGGTGGTCCCGATCGCCGGTGTGGTGTGGTCGCGGTCTGGACGCGGGATGGGTACAACTGA
- a CDS encoding Rieske 2Fe-2S domain-containing protein, which produces MLSLGALMTAACGDGVISGPAVIPEFPTGPFAFDPRAVPALQQIGGRVVVSSGLTSPILLERMSATQYRALSLVCPHRGTIVDVTSSGFVCPNHGARFALDGAWAGGQDTGSLAPVAVRRNADGTLTIGGVPTPPLLALGATSAVFVTSTTGGAMAPQTVAIGNDGDGLITGLQVSLTYGANQRSGWLDVALDQASAPARLTLTAQRGTIPAGTYTATVTVSAAGLANGPQTVAVTLLVQDPNSPASLLLSTNALAFVAPQGIVPVAQTVQCNNGGGGALLGLAAAISYGAGGSGWLTASLSQTSAPAVLTLRPTLTGLAVGTYTATVTVSANGVASRAITVTLTVNPPGLQVTIGAWPALANIGGAAGSVGNVNGGPVAVVRTGTSSFAAFSMRCPHQGGIVQVVNGSSFRCPNHGALFDNAGNNLPSSPQLTDNLTPLTVTYVPGAGTLVVS; this is translated from the coding sequence GTGTTGTCTCTGGGCGCGCTCATGACGGCGGCCTGCGGTGACGGGGTCATCTCGGGACCGGCTGTCATCCCGGAGTTCCCGACCGGACCCTTTGCGTTCGACCCCCGGGCGGTCCCGGCGCTGCAGCAGATCGGCGGCCGGGTGGTGGTCAGTTCGGGGCTCACGTCGCCGATCCTCCTGGAGCGGATGAGCGCCACGCAATACCGGGCGTTGTCGCTGGTCTGTCCGCACCGGGGCACCATCGTCGACGTGACCTCGTCGGGGTTCGTGTGCCCCAACCATGGCGCGCGGTTCGCGCTGGACGGGGCATGGGCCGGAGGACAGGACACCGGCAGCCTCGCCCCGGTGGCCGTTCGCCGCAACGCCGATGGCACGCTGACCATCGGGGGCGTTCCGACGCCGCCGTTGCTGGCGCTGGGGGCCACGTCCGCCGTCTTCGTGACCAGCACGACCGGAGGCGCCATGGCCCCGCAGACGGTGGCCATCGGCAACGACGGCGACGGGCTCATCACCGGTTTGCAGGTGTCGCTCACCTACGGCGCCAATCAGCGCAGCGGGTGGCTCGATGTCGCGCTCGATCAGGCCTCGGCGCCGGCCAGGCTCACCCTCACGGCGCAGCGCGGGACCATTCCGGCCGGCACGTACACGGCCACGGTCACGGTGTCCGCGGCCGGTCTCGCCAATGGTCCGCAGACCGTGGCCGTCACGCTGCTCGTACAGGATCCCAATTCGCCCGCGTCGCTGCTGCTCTCCACCAATGCCCTGGCGTTCGTCGCACCGCAGGGAATCGTGCCGGTTGCCCAGACGGTGCAGTGCAACAACGGGGGCGGGGGAGCCCTGCTGGGGCTCGCCGCGGCCATCAGCTATGGCGCCGGCGGCTCGGGCTGGCTGACGGCCTCACTCAGCCAGACCAGCGCGCCCGCCGTCCTCACGCTGCGTCCGACGCTGACCGGACTGGCCGTGGGCACCTACACCGCTACGGTCACCGTGTCGGCCAATGGCGTGGCCTCGCGCGCCATCACGGTCACCCTGACGGTGAATCCACCGGGGCTCCAGGTCACGATCGGCGCCTGGCCGGCGCTCGCCAACATCGGCGGTGCGGCGGGCAGCGTCGGCAATGTGAACGGCGGACCGGTGGCCGTGGTGCGTACCGGCACGAGCAGCTTTGCCGCGTTCTCCATGCGCTGTCCGCATCAGGGCGGGATCGTCCAGGTGGTGAACGGGAGCAGCTTCCGCTGCCCCAACCACGGCGCGCTCTTCGACAATGCCGGCAACAACCTGCCCAGTTCACCGCAGCTCACCGACAATCTGACGCCGCTCACGGTCACCTATGTGCCGGGGGCGGGGACGCTGGTGGTGTCCTGA
- a CDS encoding methylmalonyl-CoA mutase family protein — translation MSDRLSPSGIPVAAVVRPTDVTTDYPRDLGDPGQFPFTRGVQPTMYRGRLWTMRQYAGFGTAKATNERFKLLLDAGQTGLSVAFDLPTQMGIDSSSPRALGEVGRVGVAIDTVDDMHVLLDGIPLDKVSTSMTINSTASTLLAMYIVVAEERGIPRAKVSGTVQNDILKEYIARGTYIYPPVPSLALTAEMFRFCATEVPQWNPISISGYHIREAGSTAVQEVAFTFADALEYVKQAVAAGLDVNVFAPRLSFFFAAHNDLFEEVAKFRAARRLWARLLRERFDGNDASCRMRFHTQTGGVTLQAQQPLNNVVRVTVQALAATLGGTQSLHTNGYDEALALPTAEAATLALRTQQIVGYESGVAQTVDPLAGSWYVEQLTDEIERRALELLMRVDELGGAAEAIRAGFFQEEIGRSAYEYQLRVEAGETVVVGVNRFGDGQDPPIIPAPDFTALERDQVARLAAVRAQRDPNAVETALQRLAEVAPQYDSGHSGPRAELMPLIIDAVRARASVGEIADTLEKVWGRYQPGG, via the coding sequence ATGAGCGACCGACTCTCCCCCTCAGGAATCCCCGTGGCAGCGGTGGTGCGTCCCACCGATGTCACCACCGACTATCCGCGCGACCTCGGCGATCCGGGGCAATTCCCATTCACGCGCGGCGTGCAGCCCACGATGTATCGCGGGCGTCTGTGGACCATGCGGCAGTACGCGGGTTTCGGTACCGCCAAGGCCACGAACGAGCGCTTCAAACTGCTGCTCGACGCCGGACAGACAGGTCTGTCGGTCGCCTTCGATCTGCCCACGCAGATGGGCATCGACTCCAGTTCGCCGCGGGCGCTGGGCGAGGTGGGACGTGTAGGGGTGGCCATCGACACGGTCGACGACATGCACGTCCTGCTCGACGGCATTCCGTTGGACAAGGTGTCGACGAGCATGACCATCAACTCCACCGCGTCCACGCTGCTGGCGATGTACATCGTGGTGGCGGAGGAGAGGGGGATTCCGCGCGCGAAGGTGTCGGGCACGGTGCAGAACGACATCCTCAAGGAATACATCGCGCGTGGCACGTACATCTATCCGCCCGTGCCGTCGCTCGCGCTGACGGCGGAGATGTTCCGCTTCTGCGCCACCGAGGTGCCGCAGTGGAATCCGATCTCCATCAGCGGGTATCACATCCGCGAAGCCGGGTCGACGGCGGTGCAGGAGGTGGCGTTCACCTTCGCCGATGCGCTCGAATACGTGAAGCAGGCGGTGGCCGCGGGGCTCGATGTGAATGTGTTCGCACCGCGGCTGTCGTTCTTCTTCGCGGCCCACAACGATCTGTTCGAGGAAGTCGCCAAGTTCCGCGCGGCGCGCCGGTTGTGGGCGCGGTTGCTGCGTGAACGGTTCGATGGCAACGATGCGAGTTGCCGCATGCGTTTCCACACCCAGACGGGTGGTGTGACATTGCAGGCGCAGCAGCCGCTCAACAACGTCGTCCGGGTGACGGTGCAGGCGCTGGCCGCCACACTGGGCGGCACGCAGTCGCTGCACACCAACGGGTACGACGAGGCGCTCGCCCTGCCCACGGCCGAAGCGGCGACGCTCGCCCTGCGTACGCAGCAGATCGTGGGCTATGAAAGCGGCGTGGCACAGACGGTCGATCCGCTGGCCGGCAGCTGGTACGTGGAGCAGCTCACCGATGAAATCGAACGGCGCGCGCTCGAACTGCTGATGCGCGTGGACGAACTGGGTGGTGCCGCCGAGGCCATCCGCGCCGGGTTCTTCCAGGAGGAGATCGGACGCAGCGCGTACGAATACCAGTTGCGGGTGGAAGCAGGAGAAACGGTGGTCGTGGGCGTGAATCGCTTCGGTGACGGCCAGGACCCGCCCATCATTCCCGCTCCCGATTTCACGGCCCTCGAGCGCGACCAGGTTGCGCGGCTGGCGGCGGTGCGGGCACAGCGCGATCCGAACGCGGTGGAAACGGCACTGCAACGACTCGCCGAAGTGGCGCCGCAATACGACAGCGGCCACAGCGGTCCGCGCGCGGAGTTGATGCCGCTCATCATCGACGCGGTGAGAGCCCGCGCATCGGTCGGTGAAATCGCGGATACGCTGGAGAAGGTGTGGGGCAGATATCAGCCGGGTGGGTGA